The sequence below is a genomic window from Harmonia axyridis chromosome 1, icHarAxyr1.1, whole genome shotgun sequence.
AATAACTCATTCGACCGCAGCAAGCGTTGACGCTCTTAACGTCGCCTTGCTGACAGGAAGTCCCGTCGGTCTGAACGGGCCCTTAAATATTTCATAACCGAATTAAGGAACCTGGCTTGGTCTAGGGCCGTATTAATTAGCATTCCCACCTGACGTCATGCTAAGATTCGCTCCTCGCAATCAGGTTGCCTAGGTAATCTAGTAATCCGGTTGATTAAGCCCCGTTCCGACGTCTCTCCAGTCAGTCATGCCAACTGCTCCGTGAATGCTCGGGTGATCTGATTAAGTTTGAATTAATCATATCGCGATTAGCTGGCTGAGTGGGTGTAACTAAATTATGGATTGAGGGGTAACAGCGATTTCTACATGACATAATCTGCCTGTTTGCCATCGACAAGGGGTGAAATTTCTTAGACCAGAACTAAGACTATTATGCGGGATGAATTCCAAGGATCTAGAGGTTTATTCCCTTGCAACTGTTGGGAGTGGAGTTATGAAATTTAAGACGAAATTAGTCTGATGAGGGTCTCGGAGATATTTTGTATCGTGGATcgttattctcaaaaatttcagtgTAAAGATCGGTTCAAATCATCTGAAAGAGTGGCTTCAAACTACGTCCACTACTACTAACTGCTTTTTTCTGCAGTTTAAAAACTCTATCCACGTGTGGAGAGGATCCCAATATGTGATTCTAGATCTAAAATGACTGAAATGATAGGACATACATATTTCATCATTAGTTGTTGCTCTAAGTCTGGAGAAGGCTGATGACAAGTTTTTACATCAGTTGTTGATATGATGTTGACAATTTAAATTACAGTCAACTGCAAGACCAAGAAATTTCGTCAAACGTATTTTATGGATTGTGaatcaattctcaataaaatacTCTTATCGCAATGGTGGATAGTAATTTTcaacgaaaatttaatgaagaCTGTCTCATCACTATTCatataaaaatcatcattagCAAACCAGAAATTCTCACCGTACTATCACGTGCTATAGTCAAAGCATCATTAACTGATTTACCAGAACATAGAGGTGTGTTACCATCCGAAAATATTAGTGAATCCAATGACATCAGGGATGTCATTGAAGAATTTTAGAAAGAGCAATGGACCCAATATTGATCCTTGTGGTACACCACACTTAATCCTGAGTGAAGCTGAACGCACACAATCAACTTCTACTAGCTGCATTCGATTTGTCAAATATGATCTTATCAGTTCATGGATTTGACCGCTCTAGCCCAATGAATTCATTATATTCAAAAGTAGATCATGTGAGTCATGAACAAAAGCCTTACTCTCACGGTCTTCTATTTTCTCATAAAGATCAGAGATAAAACACATGATAGCTGATTGATTTGATTTCGTTTTTCTGAAACCATGTTCACAATTTGTGAGTAAGTTATACGtaactaaaaataaaatagttttcACCAAAAGTAAAGAAGAGTATTGTTTTTGATTATATTCCACACACTCAAACTAAAACTTGTTGGTAGCGTTTTTATATTCAGTTGAATTCAGATTTTCAGCTTCCAGCAGTATATTTCTATGGatagttttatatttttcataataagatatattttcagttaatcCAGTTATATTCGCTAATGAATACAACTgttttaacatttttgaggaTTCTGATTCCAATCCGAAGGCTAGTTTTGACATTCGACCTAGAAATTTCTGGAGCTGCCTACCACAGTTGTAGACGaaacgtcaaaaaaaaaatcattcaaacaactgaaaaaaaaaaaacactgaaatATTTCCCACGAAATTTGTCAcgctataaaaaattttttattagtcGGGAACATTTTCAGCTCAAATAAGTCAAATGCAATTGATTTAGTCATATAATATGACTAAATGACTCGAACAAGcatgttattttttttgtattaaataTCAGTTATCTAATTGAGAGGAAATATACTGAAACTAAATTTTTCACATAAATCTTTACCACAGAAATTGAATCCATTTGCAATAATTTAAATGAACATGAGTCAAATATCTAATGCTTGAATACCTATTTATAATTGCATAGTTCCAAGTATTATTTTTCGTACATTGAAATCTCACGTAATCACTTATAAATATTTGAACGAATAGTGTTTTCTAAAGAAACGTAGAAGTTTGAATGCGTATGAGACATATCTTTTGTATACAGATTAACTTTTCATGAACTtcgattaaaatttcaattattctcaTTTgctgcttcatttcataaacgCGAAATATGACAACACGTATAATAATAGTTTGTCTTCTAGGCTTGGTgagtgattttgttttttttcaatcaaattaatGTAATTTATCCCCACTAACATTTGAgtaagtatttcattttagatAGTCATCTTGGTGAACCTTATTTGAAATGgagaaatataattattattgagtATGTAATTATTTATCTGGACCCTAAAATAGAAACACCAtcttccattaaaaaaaagattAGAAATCAATGTTCTATGTATGTAATGGGGCTTTGTTTTCCGAAGCTTCGTTTCAATTGTCACCAAACACTCGAACAATaattcatattctcttttcagcTAGCTATTCAAGTATCTACAGTGGCATGCATAGATGAAGAACTTACTTTCAATGTAAATCCAAAGCCAATCAGAAACATCAGATCCCTAACATCAGTCACAGGAAAATATGAACTACAAAGTTCTGTTGAAACTCATATCACTTCATCGATagataatataatttcaaaactactgaATACAACAGTTGGCAAATTAATCACAGATGCATTTTTGGATACTCCCAAATTCGTatttgaaatcaataatttccTTGGTAGAGATGTCCTGATACTCAATAAGAATAGGTTAACGATAAGCTACATCAATGTCACAGAAATCTTCAAACGTcagatttcttattttctgGAACATGATTTTAAATTGAATGGAATACTACTCAAGTTTGCAGAAGGATTTGTACCAAAAATAGTGACTGACTTCACTCGCAAACTCCGACCAGTTTTGGAGCAAGTTAACATCACAGTACCATCTGCTTCAAAAGGTTTGAAAGGAGTGTCACAAAATGGAATAAGTAATTTAGTTCTCGATTTAGTTGTCATTCTTCTTAAACCGTCTCAGGTTAAAATAAACCAAACCCTGCTCAACGTTACCAACGAACTCATCTCGCTCTACAAACCAGTACTACCTAAAGATTACTTTCAATCTATCTTCTCCTGTGGTATCAATCAGACAATACTGAAGCTGATAGAAGTGATAGAGGTCATCAGAGAATCTGTCAACGGATTATTGTTACCACCTAATCGAATCTCAAAGAGGTCAGTGGATGTTTctgagaatgaaaaaaatggaaaacagACTAAAATTTTTGGTTTTATTATCGAGCCAATTAGGAATTTATTGGCTCTCATTCTCACACCTTTGCACCGTGCGATGAAGGGACTTATGAATTATATACTTGTTACTTTGAGACCTATTGTAGGAAAAATCATTCTGAGTCCTATAGAGAATATAATCATGAGTATAATCAATTTGATACCTTGTGTTAGATGCTAGTTATATTGTGCAGAGTTTGAATAGAAAGCACTTCAAATTTTGATccatggtttattatttccttctaagCATTCAGAACTACTTGAACCTCCAAGTGGGCCATTGCAGTAGGATCTAACCAAACTGTTGACCGCTGGGCCAATGAGGCTGTAGAGGATAGTCACACACAGTAGCATACTGTTAATATTCAAAaggtaatattgaaaaattcataagtcTGAAACAATATATGTGCGCTAGAACTTTTTggtgaaaaatatcaatgtaaTCGTGGTAGCACATTATGTGTTCGAAACTTTctgagaaattattttttcaatcgaTTGCTCGATTTTTTAAAAATGTATGGATTATGTTCTCGAGCTTTGAAATCAACGCGGTATAATGACCAATTTTTGAACCAATTTCCTTGAAAATAGCCCTTATCTTTCCTACGTTtggaatattcaaattaaaaaataacaaaGCAAGAAGTGTTTCAgcttaattttcaaatatatttgatcttactgaaatgaatattcatatcATTCATTAGGTGAAGCATTTTTTTATTAACTTCATTAGATGACTTTCCTTCGTCCTTTCATTTAGCTTTCGATTCTTGAAGTTATGTTCCATGACAAAAATCACTACACAATTTCGCATAATATGAAATTGTGAAGTTGTGTCGATGCAGTGTTGAAGTTTCAGTCAGTGCATATTTTTTCATctccaatgttttttttttgataaattatcAACCTCTATTCTTCTCGAAAGAAACTCTTCCAATGgaatttttacttttttggGTTCTACGTTCCATATTTGTCAATTCGTCAACGTCAAGCAGTTCAACCTGAAATTCATCATCATTTCTCAGAAGTATTGAATATGGTCAAACAGATTGAATAAAGTTATGGTTTTAATTGGACTTCTAATTGAATTGTTGAATATACTCGAACGATAGTATAAGTATCCAATATTTTCTGCATGGAACTAATTTGagaatttatattgtttttcatATCACATACAGGTAATAATTTATAACTCAGTGATGTAATTTGTTTATTTACCGAAATAAACTCCATTATAATAACGAGTACTCAGGAGCTATTGAGCTCTCGTTGATAGGTGCATCAATTGCACCCTTTAAGACTACAGAACTGTATAGAGGTATAATGTCACCTATACGAACGTAATTCTACTAAAGTAGTAGAAATAAATCCCATGAACTCGGAATCTCAAAAACACACCACCCAACATTATGAACGAGTTTCAGATTAAGAACTCAATAAATTTTATAACACCTTATTTTTGTCATAAGGATCTGGCTGATATTTTTCCTTCCCAACTTAAAATTGgtacaataaatttgaattaacAATGCATACTTTTTGTTATTCTTTTAGTTTCAAATacttttgatttgtttgttcatACATAGAAATGGAATTGACAATTTtagaataattcattaattcaaaacAGAATATTAGAACATCAGACGATTTGAAGAATCACTTTCTTCTCAAAACGCTGAAATTCATGCACCAGttgcgcctttggagaccactGAACTGTGTACAGATATATGCGTGTGGAAAATAAGAGTCATATTCACGGAACCTATAGTCGTATTTCAGTTCTTTTTGTCATGTAGTTATGTTGTTTGAAAACGGCCAActagataaaattgaatttgaggacagATTAGACTTTACCGAGTTGAACCTTATTGTTTGAggccatttgaaatttcagaggatctcttcaaaaaaacgagcgttcaaaaacAGTGTCAACAACTCTAGTAAGTGTAATGATTGATGcagatcaaaatatttttttcgaaaatgtttcaaGTATTGATGCATACCTCTTGGTCAGAATTGTCGATGGACCGCTTCAGCGATTGTGGCGACGGCTTACGCACTTCAGCTACTGGAAACTCATCTGTCCTCATAGATTTCCTCCTGGAAGACCTCTCAAAATCGTTCTGAGACAACTTTTGAGACATGGCTGAGCTTCTACTGCTACTACGCGAGCGTCTTCTCACAGATTCTCGCATCTTTTGTAGTGGCGATTCACTAGGAAGGGGAGTCTCTGATACGGAGCTTTTTTCTGGGTGTTCTTCCCTATATGCGACTAGATTGGAGACTGTAATTCCTGAACCAGAAGTACTCTTAGTATCTGAAAATGAGACACTCGTTAAGACATTGAAATTGCATCTTGTTCTCTGCCTCTGATGACCTTCTTCTTCGATATTCAGTTTGGATCGGTTTAGGAGTTTGTTCGAGTTGGGTATGAAAGATCCGGGTGGAAAATTAAGACTGTTTCTTCTGTATTCGTCACTACTTCCACTGAGTCTCTTAGCCATTAGTCTTGTTGTTATTCCACGTTCGAAATCTTCGATTTTGTGCTCTGATTTGGGACGCACTTCGTACTCTAAACCTTTCTCGAACATTCTTGAAAAACACGGGGAATTTTGGCTATTTTCGAAATGGTAGAGAAAAACACTTATGAAtttgacaaaaaatttattttgatgttgATTATGTCAAATGCGACACCAGATAATTAGAATGAAATGCATATTTTTATATCTTTGATATAATTTATTCATGCTGAATTCCATGATTGTTGttcaaatccaaaaaaaaattttcgaattcttcGAATTGTGTTTGAGAATGACGTCATTAATCTTCACATTTTAGAAATTTTGAAGGGTAAGCGTGCTTTGAATTCAACATTTGCATAACGTTTCTTCACTCCCTATCAAGTAAATGCTCAAAACCTAGTTTGTCATCATTTCAAGAATCGTTCTAGAATACTCATTTCCAAATGAACAATGACAAAGTGTGAAATACGAGTGGGCTGTTTTATAAACATTTACCGAATACAAACGGGAACGTCATCATGGAACAAATTTATTAGGATATATTATTTGTAATGGTTGTTTTGTTAAGAGCTTGAGAACATCAAATGATAGTAAAAGGTAGAAATATTCttggaataaattttt
It includes:
- the LOC123688945 gene encoding uncharacterized protein LOC123688945 isoform X2 — translated: MTTRIIIVCLLGLVSTVACIDEELTFNVNPKPIRNIRSLTSVTGKYELQSSVETHITSSIDNIISKLLNTTVGKLITDAFLDTPKFVFEINNFLGRDVLILNKNRLTISYINVTEIFKRQISYFLEHDFKLNGILLKFAEGFVPKIVTDFTRKLRPVLEQVNITVPSASKGLKGVSQNGISNLVLDLVVILLKPSQVKINQTLLNVTNELISLYKPVLPKDYFQSIFSCGINQTILKLIEVIEVIRESVNGLLLPPNRISKRSVDVSENEKNGKQTKIFGFIIEPIRNLLALILTPLHRAMKGLMNYILVTLRPIVGKIILSPIENIIMSIINLIPCVRC
- the LOC123688945 gene encoding uncharacterized protein LOC123688945 isoform X1, whose product is MTTRIIIVCLLGLLAIQVSTVACIDEELTFNVNPKPIRNIRSLTSVTGKYELQSSVETHITSSIDNIISKLLNTTVGKLITDAFLDTPKFVFEINNFLGRDVLILNKNRLTISYINVTEIFKRQISYFLEHDFKLNGILLKFAEGFVPKIVTDFTRKLRPVLEQVNITVPSASKGLKGVSQNGISNLVLDLVVILLKPSQVKINQTLLNVTNELISLYKPVLPKDYFQSIFSCGINQTILKLIEVIEVIRESVNGLLLPPNRISKRSVDVSENEKNGKQTKIFGFIIEPIRNLLALILTPLHRAMKGLMNYILVTLRPIVGKIILSPIENIIMSIINLIPCVRC
- the LOC123688946 gene encoding uncharacterized protein LOC123688946 isoform X1, which encodes MFEKGLEYEVRPKSEHKIEDFERGITTRLMAKRLSGSSDEYRRNSLNFPPGSFIPNSNKLLNRSKLNIEEEGHQRQRTRCNFNVLTSVSFSDTKSTSGSGITVSNLVAYREEHPEKSSVSETPLPSESPLQKMRESVRRRSRSSSRSSAMSQKLSQNDFERSSRRKSMRTDEFPVAEVRKPSPQSLKRSIDNSDQEVELLDVDELTNMERRTQKSKNSIGRVSFEKNRG
- the LOC123688946 gene encoding uncharacterized protein LOC123688946 isoform X2; translation: MFEKGLEYEVRPKSEHKIEDFERGITTRLMAKRLSGSSDEYRRNSLNFPPGSFIPNSNKLLNRSKLNIEEEDTKSTSGSGITVSNLVAYREEHPEKSSVSETPLPSESPLQKMRESVRRRSRSSSRSSAMSQKLSQNDFERSSRRKSMRTDEFPVAEVRKPSPQSLKRSIDNSDQEVELLDVDELTNMERRTQKSKNSIGRVSFEKNRG